In the Blautia coccoides genome, GTGAGTATGTGCGCACTGTTTTTTCAGATGGGGAAATTATTTTAAAAAGAGTTGATGAGAAATTCGCGGACAGATTCGGAGAAAAAAGCCTGGATATACTGCAGGAATATCTAAAAACGGATTTTAATCTCATAAGCGGTGACGCGTTTTAAAAATGCGGGTGCATTGAAAATCATGTTCAATGCATCCGCATAAATATTTATGTGAAGTAACGGGTATTTATACATCATAAACCGCCCAGTTCTGTTCTCCTTCCTCTCGGATACGGATTTCCGGAAAACTCTGTATATACTGCTTGAACTGGGAAAAACCGTAATCCCGCACTTTAAAATCGCCAAAACGGTTCCGGATCTTATTGCTGAGTGTACCCAGAGGAACACCCTGGCGGCCTGCATTTCTTACAAGCTGTATCACATATTCCTCCAGCATTTCTTTTTTGCTTTTGTCCTCATAGAGGGTGACGGATACCTGAGTCCCTTCCTGCTGCAGTTTTAATTTGGGGAAGGATTCCAAAAATTTTGACAGGAGGCTGTATCCGTACCGCCTCACATCAAAGTCAGGATATAACTTGACCAGGCGGCTTCCGACTTCACCCAGGCCTGTGATTTTATCGTTATTCTGATTCTCTGTGATGATCTTGACAACAGCCTCCTCGATCTGTGTCTTGGAAACCACGTCGGCATTGTCCTGCTTCGTGCCTTTTTCCATGGCATGGATCGTGGGCTTTTCCTCTTTTTCTATGGCATTGTCTTCAAGCAGAAGCTCCAGTACCGTAAAAATATCACAGGCTTTTCTGAAAGAGGAAGGTGTCTTGTCCTCCCCCATGCCGATGACATTTTTGCCGCTTTCCCTCAAACGGCTTGCCAGTTTTGTGAAATCACTGTCACTGGAAACCAGGCAGAATCCTTCTAATTCACTGGTATACAGCATGTCCATAGCGTCAATGATCATTGCGGAGTCCGTTGCGTTTTTTCCGTGTGTATAGCTGAACTGCTGAATCGGTGTGATGGAATTTTCCAGCAGAACTTCCTTCCAACTGGAATTATAAGTGCTGGTCCAGTCACCGTATATTCTCTTGTATGTAACATTTCCGTATTTGGAGAGTTCATCCAGAATTGGCTTGATGTATTTGGCTGAGACGTTGTCAGCGTCGATCAGCAGTGCGTATTTATCTTCCATATTTCCCTAACCTCTTATTCCGATGTTTTTTCACACATCATATCAAAAGTATAACATATAAAATTAGTTTCTGGTACAGAAAAAAAGCGCGTAATATGACAGAAGTTTTCATTTGTTACTGTTCAAAAAACCACGCTTTCAGACACGCTTCAGCATATTGTGGACTAATATCATTTGCTGTGAACAATAACATTAACTTTTTATACAGGTTCAGAAGGAAGATACCGCATAATATGTCTGCAAATGCCCATACTAAAAGGAAAAAAGAAAGAAGGGCATGGAACGTGGAAACACATACTAAGAAGCTTTTAGAGGAATGTAACTCAGGCTGCAAAATGGGTATTAACAGCATGAAGCAGATCAGAGAGTATATCAAAGATGAAAAACTCAGAGATCTGACTGATGAATATATCCGCAAACATCAGGATCTGGAACTGGAGACTTCCCGGCTGCTGGAACAGTCAGGGGAGGAGGAAAAAGCACCGAGTCCTATGGCCTCTGCATTTTCACGGGTGACGACTGAGGTGAAACTCATGATAAAAGATGACAGAGGACAGATCGCAAAACTTTTGACAGAGGGCTGCAGTATGGGAATACAGGGAATCAGTAAGGCCTTGAACCAATACTCTCATGCTTCCACAGACAGCACGGCGCTTGCAAAACGCCTTGTCAGATCAGAAGAAAATTTTATGAGAGATTTAAAGCCGTTTCTTTGAGCATTTG is a window encoding:
- a CDS encoding NYN domain-containing protein, with the protein product MEDKYALLIDADNVSAKYIKPILDELSKYGNVTYKRIYGDWTSTYNSSWKEVLLENSITPIQQFSYTHGKNATDSAMIIDAMDMLYTSELEGFCLVSSDSDFTKLASRLRESGKNVIGMGEDKTPSSFRKACDIFTVLELLLEDNAIEKEEKPTIHAMEKGTKQDNADVVSKTQIEEAVVKIITENQNNDKITGLGEVGSRLVKLYPDFDVRRYGYSLLSKFLESFPKLKLQQEGTQVSVTLYEDKSKKEMLEEYVIQLVRNAGRQGVPLGTLSNKIRNRFGDFKVRDYGFSQFKQYIQSFPEIRIREEGEQNWAVYDV